Genomic DNA from Candidatus Koribacter versatilis Ellin345:
CGTCATTTGCACAAACTCTCACTTTTTGTTCGGGAGTGAACATCCTCGCCCGGTTTGTTCGGCAGTTTTCCATTTCCGAACAGTATGTTCGGTTATGCGAGACGGGAGGTCAAGCGATGAGCGAGGGGAAACATGGCCACATGCTGCCAATGGGACTGTTTGGAGTGATAGCCGCAATCGGGTTGATGGTGTTCGTGCCGCGGCTGCACGCAATTTCCAGGGTGATGGTGTGGTTCGCTGGATTTCACGTGCTCGGCGCAGCCGTGCTGGGAGCATCTGTGTATGTGCTCGGCGGCAACCGCCTTGCCAGGACGCTGCGGCGAGCACGCCACGATGAGTATCAGTTCGGATGGGAGCCTGCCTGGATGCTGGGACCGTGGATTGCGGCTTCAACGTTACTTGGCTGCGCGATCGTGCTGGAAATTGCGGTACCGCGCATTTGGGGGTTGGCGTTACTTGCCACGCTCCAGGCGGCGGGTTTCTTTGCCGGCGGATTGATCGCGCGCACCACCGCAAGTTACGACAGCGCGGTACTGCCAATGGTGGATCTTCGGCTGGGGGAAGAGAGCGTGGTGCTCGATGCCGGGTGCGGATCCGGACGGACGGTGCTGGCGCTAAACCGCGCGTTCCCACAAGCACGAATTGTCGCTCTCGATCGCTTCGATTCCGGTTACATCGAGGGTGGAGGACGCGACTTGCTGGAGCGAAACCTGGAACTGGCGGGGATTCGGCAGCGGGTTGAGATTCGCAAGGGCGATATCACCCATGTTCCCTTCGAAGACGGTGACTTCGACGCCGTCGTCAGCGCACATGCGATGGACCACTTGGGCGACGCGACGATGCCAGGCCTTCGCGAAGTGCGACGTGTGTTGAAGCCGGACGGTCATTTTCTGCTGGCCGTCTGGATACCGGGCTGGACGATGTTCGCGGTCGCGAGCGTGCTTTCATTCCATCTTGCCGGCAAGAAGAAATGGCGAACGCGAGTCTGCGAAGCTGGATTCAAGATTGCGGATGAAGGCATGTTCAACGGCTACTACTTCCTCGTGCTTGGGCGGACAGAACCGCTGGATTAGTCTTCACATACGCGATCACGAACAACAACCCAAACATCGGATCCACGAGTGACGGCGCGAGG
This window encodes:
- a CDS encoding class I SAM-dependent methyltransferase, which encodes MSEGKHGHMLPMGLFGVIAAIGLMVFVPRLHAISRVMVWFAGFHVLGAAVLGASVYVLGGNRLARTLRRARHDEYQFGWEPAWMLGPWIAASTLLGCAIVLEIAVPRIWGLALLATLQAAGFFAGGLIARTTASYDSAVLPMVDLRLGEESVVLDAGCGSGRTVLALNRAFPQARIVALDRFDSGYIEGGGRDLLERNLELAGIRQRVEIRKGDITHVPFEDGDFDAVVSAHAMDHLGDATMPGLREVRRVLKPDGHFLLAVWIPGWTMFAVASVLSFHLAGKKKWRTRVCEAGFKIADEGMFNGYYFLVLGRTEPLD